AGTGAACCGTGATTCTGAAGATGAAGAACAAGTTCCAGTACCTGATACGCATGCATATTCACCTCCAGCGCATTTCACAACACTTAATTTGAGAGAGGATGAGCCATCGTATgatatgttctacaatccatatatgaggtcagacgaggagttaaaagagggtgacacgtttcgttcgaaggatgattgtATGCTAGCTATAAAAAACtggcacttagcaaattgtgttgattttaaagctGATCGCTCAAATCCATAGAGAGTCACTATTTTGTGCAGAAACCCGGAGtgtggatacatgctgaaggcatcaTTTAGGAAAAAATTTAATgcgtgggtgatacgttcgatTTCTCAAGGCCACACTTGCGTCAACACAAatatggcgcaagatcatcggaaactaagtcatgacatgatatgtcataccatcattcctctcgtcgaaactgacccatcactgaaggtgaagacgattatttctcattgcgtttctgtgttcaaatacagaccttcgtacagaaaggcttggttagcgaagcagaaagcaattgaaaaagtctacggcaactgggaggaatcataccaacaacttcctcgctacctggctgcactACAATTGTATTCACCCGGGGCTGTTActatattggagacactgccggcacaatcccaagacggaacccctctcgaaggtaatggaatcttccatagacttttctgggcgtttcgaccatgcatcatcggttttggtttttgcaagccgattattcaaattgatggaacctggttgtatgggaaatacaagggaacattgctgatggcggtcgcgcaagatggaaacaacaacatttttccaatagcctttgctctagtagaaggagaaacagttgctgcttggagtttctttccgaagaatctccgagctagagttTCTCCACaatctaatctttgtttgatttcggaCAGGCACActtctattgacagcgcatacaacaatccggcaaatggttggcacaacccccgtctaagcatgtctactgtattaggcatatcgcacaaaattttatgagagagatcaaagataaatttttgaagaaccacttggtgaacgcggggtatgccttaaaccaatcTGGATTTCAATACTACTGCAGAGAAATAGCATtgtcaaatccagatgcagggaggtggattgacagcattgacagagcgagatggactaggtcatacgatgatggggctaggtggggccacatgactacaaatattgtggaatcaatgaacggggtttttaaaggcatacgaaacctacctgtTACTGCTTTGGTTAGTGCaacgtattttcggatggcaactttgttcgccacaagaggtaagcggtggaatttagtgttacaaacacaacaggtatacagcgatgtctgcatgaaatatatacaacaagaaTCTGCCAAGGGGAACACTCATCGAGTGACAGAGTTCGACCGTCACGGCCACACCTTTAGTGTcgaagaaacaattgaccacaaccagggGCTACCACGACAACAGTATCGCGTCTCAATCCCAggtcgttggtgcgactgtggccaatttcaagcctatcgcatgccttgctcccatgtcattgcagcatgttcacatactcactttgatgcattatcattggtatcagaaatttacaaggtatcaacgttgctcaacgtatacgacaattactttccggtggtagcgatggaggcatattggcctgtgtacgagggggaaacagtttggcataacgatttaatgcgtcgaaataaaagcggtcgaccaaacagcaggcgtattagaaccgaaatggacgcaactgaaaaaatgcagaggaagtgtagtatatgtcgtgaggtaggacataataggaacaaatgtcccaatcgtggatctagctCCACAACATAGTCTTCAGGTGCaatgatatttgtaatttattttttcaatgaaatggacttttttttcattaattagaTGGgttacaacaacacaacaaacaacacaacaaacaacaaacactAGGACTAGAAATAAATTTTTACCTAAAGGAAACATTTGAACAGacaacacaacaaacaattaaaatctaGGAAATTAtagcggttaaaacaatgtcatctgtTCCGTCCATTATTTGTTCAGTATCAAGGTCGGTTTTCACATCAACCCACCAACGGATCGTCTCTCCGCTCCTAAGCGAcacccttgttctaagcctctgaatCCTTTTTATTTCTTCCCCGGGACTGTACTCCCATTCTAACTGTGCCATCAAAGTCCGCCTCAGGTTGTTGAAGTCGCGGATGTTCCAAAACGTCACCGCCATAGGGGGTTTGACCGGGGAAAACATTACATGCCCATAACATCTCTTGTATTCTGGCGCCGACACAGGACGGCTGGATGATCTTCGTTGCCATGACTGCGGCCTTATGCGAGACATGATCAATAATGTGAAGTGAAAATGGaaaaattgaaggagaaaatAATGAAGATTGATTGCATGATGAGCTGCTATATATAGGCAAAAAtattaggtgttgtcgccacccaagGAGGCGACCGGGACAACTGGATGcagctaaaaaaaataatataaaaaaattggaaaaaaaaaacagctaaaaaaaataatataaaaaaaatagaaaaaaaaataaaggggaggtgttgtcgccagggggtggcgacaacactaagCATTTGCACATAGTCGCCAGGCCCATTGGCGAATTCATTGAAATtggagtgttgtcgccacccctcctggcgacaacgtgtatttttttaaaaaaagttgctATTTGtgtaatttatttgaaatagTTATTATTTctggaatttttaaaaaaacggattattcaaaaaaaaaatcgcaAGAGTAACCCAAagttgatttaatatgatttaggACCTCAAATAtctaaataaaacaaaagatGACACAACACTTTTATTTGCTCGTGATGATAGGTGTAACATTTATGTTTGTCCAACTAACAAATGACATTCAAATGGAAAAAGTTTAGAAATCAAGGAATTAAAAGACATATTTTATTAATTCTAGAATGATTCAAACAGTTATGTGTTAGGCTTTGAGAAGCAATTGAAACTCACGCCACCAGGATGAGAGATAATATAATCCTTTAGACTCACATCATATTTTAATTGTTCGTCTACGTCGATGATAGAtaatattgaagagtaattcaatattcagaagatgagcatcagaagttctgatgtgggctgatcttctgatggttattcagaagatagtgttgaccagaagttctaTCTTCTGGGTCCAGATAGCGTAGTTGtttagttagtaagggtactttagtattttgtagtattgtactgtttgtactttaaacttgttcactaagtttactctattagggcttatgtggcaaattttcttttgtataaatagtcttgtagtagctatcatttatcaACACAAGTAGTAGAATATACAAcattattctctcatctcttttgcgccgttattccttTTGTTCATTCTCTTTATTATCATCTTTAATTCTTGTGCACCAACAGATAACATAATtatcaacataaaaaaaattgaataaccaAGAGTATGAGTGGGCTTGTTAACAAATATTAAGTTTAAAAGACAAATGAGAATATAAAACACAAAAATCTAATGACAAGTATGAAAGTGTGAGTCTAACCAAAGCCTGAACTTTAATTTTAGAACTATCCACCACGGTGAAAGAAGGAAAATAATCATAGTAAGACAAGTGTGATAAAGATTTATTATTTGTCCTATGGTCATAGAATACTTTTACATTTTCTATGTGTTTTGCCACAAATATTTTTTCTATCGTGCCACAACTTGTGATTTCCAATCTTACTTATACTCTTCCTATAAAGTATAAACGCAAACAACCTCAGCTGTTCTGTTATTAAACAAGATGATAAATGGTACTAGTACACATTCCTTAACCTCTATAAAAACAATCTAAGGTGCTCCAAATCTTAGCTTTTTTCCAACAAGCAACACTATTCACATACTAATAAAGTTATAATCAGCACAAAAAACACACATCACATTTTCATAAAAACAAAGAGTAATAAGCCATATAACATCTTCATGTAAAGGTTTTGAATTCAATACGTACTATACATCCATACAAAACTTAAAGTATTAAGGGAGAAAAAAAAACTAAGCAATCTTGGATATAGTGCTTTCAAATATACTCTGCAGCTCCTTCAAATGACCCTCAAGAACATCTAATTCGTGCTGGTTATCCTCGTCAAGCAAACTTTTGGCCTTTGCTATTGAAGCATTGATCTTTTTGGTCTCAAGTGTGGAGAGCTTCGAGTTATTATTCTGCTTCTTTAAAGTAGTCTCAATTTTGTAAACACAAAGATCCAATGCATTCTTTGCTTGAGCTATTTGGAGGAATTTTGTATCTTCAACATTGTAATTTTCAGCTTCTTCAatcaatttttgaatttcttcagcTGATAGTCTTTCTTTGTAATTGGTTATTATAATCTCATTTGTATTGCCAGTGGAAACTTCCCTGGCAGAGACTGTCAAAATGCCATTTTCATCAACACTGAAACATACATCCAAAGGATGCCGACGAGGTGCAGGGGATAACCCAGAGAGATAAAAAGAACCTAGCAAATTGTTGTCACTGGCTCTAGCTCTCTCTCCTTCATAAACCATGATAGGGACTGATATACAGTTATCATAAGGTGTTCCACAACCTTTTAAGATTTTGGCAGGTATAGTAGTATTCCTTGGAATCACTATAGACATGCAACCTCTATTATCGCCAAAACCTAAAGACAATGGTGTAACATCGATCAACACCAAGTTTGGAATATTGTTAATGTCATTACTCAACAATGCAGCTTGCACAGCTGCCCCAAAAGCAACAGCCTCATCAGGGTTGAGGCTATTGCACAAATCCTTTCCATTGAAAAAGTCCTGCAATAGCTGCTGGACTTTGGGAATTCTTGAAGAACCACCAATAAGGACAACATCATCTACCCTACTCTTATCCATCTTCGAATCAGTAAGACAACTCTCAACCGTCTCCATACATTCATTGAAAAGGTCCATATTGATTTCTTCAAACTTTGCACGAGTGATTGATGAAGAGAAGTCGATGCCCTCAAATAAAGCATCCACCTCAATAGTGGTATCAACTGAAAAAGAGAGGGTCCTTTTCGCCCTCTCACACGATGTTCTCAACCTCCTCAAGGCTCTTGGGTTACCACTAatgtccacttttttctttctccTGAACTCCTCCACAAAGTAATTCACCATTCTATTATCAAAGTCCTCTCCTCCGAGGTGAGTGTTTCCGGCCGTAGCCTTAACTTGGAAGACCTTATCCTTGATTGTAACAAGAGACACATCAAAAGTTCCACCACCAAGGtcaaacacaaaaatatttcgtTCTCCCACACAGTTAGTTCTCTTGTCAAGGCCATATGCAATAGCTGCAGCAGTAGGCTCGCTAATTATCCGAATCACATTAAGGCCAGCTATGGCACCGGCATCTAGAGTGGCTTTACGCTGAGAATCATTGAAATAAGCTGGCACTGTGATGACTGCATTCTTAACTGTTGTTTCCAAATATGCTTCTGCAATCTGCCGCATCTTTGTGAGGACCATTGATGAAATTTCCTCAGCACATAGGTGCTTCTCCTGACCCTTGTACTTAACAGCAACCATGGGTTTGTTGTTTACATCAGCAATGACTTTGAATGGCCACAAGTTCATATCTTTTTGAACAACATCGTCACTGAATTTTCTACCCATTAACCTCTTAGCATCTGAAAAAAAGAAcattaacaataacaataatagtaataataatttctTAGAATAAAGTCCGAAAAAGTCACCATTGAGAAAAAAACATGAAGGCTTACTTGCTCTCTAAGAAACGAAAAAGTACTAATTTAGTAATTTAGCTTTCAAATGTCCAATCAAATAacagtaataataataactaacataactaacattTGATATTTTTGACGACCAAATAAGTCAAATTCATGATTTTAATTGCAGTCCGCAACCGCAATTGGCACGGCAATATCAAGAACTACACTAGACGATTTAGGGTTAGCCGCAATGCGCAAAAGCAGTTTAAAACCATGATCATATTGTTGTTAGACCTATTTAAACCTTTACACTATTTCCTATAATCCATTCATTTGTTTTTGTAACATATCAATGCAATCATAACAGTAAATATTTGAAGGAGTGGATGAATGGATAAAGGAAATTACCAAAGATAGTGTTTTGTGGATTGGTTGCAGCTTGATTCTTAGCTGCTTCACCGATCAACCTTTGTTTGTGAGTGAAAGCAACGCAAGAAGGTGTGGTTTTGTTGCCTTGTTCATTGTGAATAATCTCCACTCTGCTGTGTTGCTCATGCCACACTGCAACACACGAGTACGTTGTACCAAGATCAATTCCAACCGCAAATCCTTCATATTTTTTCTGCACCATCTTTCAAAAAAACCAAGTCAAAAGCGTTAGTAGGTTTTCGTGTTGCACTCAATTGTTTTAAATAGGTCAAGGCAGCAAACATAGACCTAGGGCTAGACCTAGGTCAGAGTTTTTTAAATAGAATAGATTTAGGGTaggtttgttttggctttttttttttaaataatttttatagtgttataaaattttgtaaaaaaaaaatttacaaagaaactttttataaaaattttaaataaaaattttgtttgaataattatttttagaatgtgattttaggtattttatcTAGTTATGggtaaaaaatttggatatcaaaatttcaaaaaattacttaattttgaaactatttcaaatagattttcataaaaatcaattttgaaatacaattttttgaaaaaattgcgattttgacaaagttttggtcttcaataatgtatgtttatgttctacgatgtcaaaattagtgtttcattttagaataaacgaatatataaaaaatttgtaatattttgaaaaacggttttggaaaatctattttcaaaattacaaagaaaaaaatccaattttttaaagctgaaacaaatagGCCCTAAACTTTTTACGGTTAAGTTTTTGTTTCAGTTTTTGTTTGACAAGACCttttttgagcttatagcttatggtttataaatttatatgataataaaaaatttgattggtaacagtcttttcatTATGAGcctatagcttattttactagtttatagcttatttttcatatgttattttaaatagcgttttaccttatagtttatagtttatattttttatgtcacttttatccttattattttaactaaaacttACTATTActctttataatttatttcaatttaaaataaaaaaattacatattaaatatcttttatgtcattttaatttatcaattaattgaaccgctaattttaccaaacacttcaattagtttGTCAGCTATAAATCATCTGCTATCAGTCACcagttataagctatcagtcatcagtcatcacTCATAAGTTATAAGCTAGTTTATCATCTAACCACTATTTTTACCGAACCGATACTAAATATGCTTTTcccctataaaatataaaattttgtttttaacccTATAAAAAAGGCATGTTTTGGGCCCAaaaaattattatgcacatagttttagtaaactaatatgtatttttaaataattattttacaaacatgtttagaacgttttaaaaagttagaaaaaaactcaaaatttaatttctaaatcaatattttcattacttttatcattatcttttaaaatttaagaaattcatatttaattcttctcatttaaaaatattctaaagtttgataaataaatattttaccgaattttaaatatttatgaaaaaaattattcaaaaatttaaaaattaaaggataattagataattttaaaatttttaaaaaatagaatggACTAAAACTGAATGCATAATAATGTTGTAGgactaaaatatatcattttttaataggtattataaaaattaattttaaaatatttataagtaccaaaaacatatttaatcaaaatttgtataattatatttagtaaaaaatatatatatactaaatctCATGAAATCAAAAAAATCTTAAAGCACAATGTCATATTAAAAAATGCCCCAACACTAGAACCAAACACATCACATGCAAATTTAACTCTTAAAGCACTAAGAcaaaattgaagaagaaataaGAGAGAAGAGAATGGAGAATTTGAAAAAGTATTCAAAATATGGTTTATGGTGTGAGTGAAATAAAAAAGaatctctctatttataggaaaatatGTGGCTAAAATATAGAAATAATCCACGGGCTTTTTAATGTCGCTAATTGATTAACAATTAAGTTTAACAGATTATCGAAGATAAAAAAGGAATATTTTAACTGGCATTATCATAAATCGATTATGGCATTCTCTAATTGATTATGAGTGTTATAAGTCCCTAATCCATTAGTTAATCATAAAAGGATTTTTAGTAGCTTTCACAAAATCATAGAGGCTTTGCGTTCATTCGAAAGTGTTCGCGTTATTTTCCTTATTAATTCAAGAGTTGATCTTATACCTTTATAAATACATACCACTCAACACGTACCTGGCGAGCTTTTACACTTCATCCATATCACAACTTTAAAGAATCAAGATCCCTTTCTTGATACATTCATAATTTAAAGCATCATTTGAGACTTGAATTTACTTCTATCTGATGAAGCTTGGTAAGGCTTCTTGATAATTAAATACCATATTTAGAGAGATTTATTTACTGAGATCATCAGGGATTCAATATTGAATTGGACAAGGGTGACACAGTATATGTCTTGTGTTCAATATGCACATGAGGACAACAAGGCAATTGTACATACAAATATTATCACATAAAGATTTTGTCAGATCACATGACATTTTCGTTACCTGGGTAGCAGTGATGTATTCCTAGATACCTCTCActgtttattatattaaatgtgtaatttaatataatttccaACACAACGAGAACCTACAAGGTCATACATATAAGGACAAgttgatgaaaaataaaataaataaggaaCACTGTAAGATACGTGTACTTAAGAGAATTATGAAACATCATGAGGTACAATGCACTTAAGTAAACTATAGGACACCTTAAGGTACAATTCACTTAATTGAAATACGGTACACTATAAGGTACAGTGCACTTAAGTGATTTTTTTAACTTGCAGCATATCCAAGTGGCTCTATAAATAAAACTCTTGGGCGGTAGCTTTCACTATTAATAAAATTCGATTTGTGAAACCCTAGTTGTAAtatatctctctctctcacacacgcacacacacacgaacacacacacacacacacactcaaaGTCTTTATTCGTTGCAGCTATCATTGGGACTGAAGGCACTCTATTCGTGTGGATTGAGTAGAGGCGTTATTCTTCATTCAACGTTCATGATCATTCCTCTGATTCTGCATCAGAGACGCTAATTGCTACAAGAGGTAATTATTCCATCACTCATCTTGCATCATTCGTAAAGATCAGCTAAAGGGAAAATTTTGTTTTTCGTTGTGTTTAGTATCACGGTTCCTTTCAATTCAAAGGTGGTTTAAAGATTTCGTTTACGCAAAGTAAGCTTAATTCGCTTGATGGAGTGAAGATCtctgaaaaatattgaaaacagAAATAATCGCCTTTGGTATATCGATCTTGTAAATATTTCCATATTTTTGTTGCATTATTAAAGAAAATGGTGCTCTGAGCGGTTTAGGGATTTATGGTTCTGGTAATCCACGACAATattatttgttagaacaagatttgttcttatcaattatcttatttttgatgataacaataatatgaattttgcttaagataatatggtactctaatccaatgcaatttccctttcaggaaatatataaagagtacgcataattcagcgctcagaagatgtgtctcaaatggttcagcatgcaacatcagaacatggtctggcaagacatcagaagatggtcgaagcagaatcagaacatgggtctatggaagcatcagaagaacatgagatcagaagcactgaagatcagaagatggtatcacgctcagaagcacttcaaggtcagaagatcagaagatgctgtgcaccaagctgtttgactctgatgatattcaaacgtcgtattcacaaacatcagatcagaaggaagtacacgtggcagactacactgactgacaaaaggaacgttaaaagctactaaaggctacgtcagtagacacagcgtgaacaaggctcgaggtagttgacaaaagcgtataacattaaatgcgatgctgtacggaacacgcaaagcattaaatgcattcaacggtcatcttctcaacgcctataaatatgaagttctgatgagaagcaaggttaccaattcttaacaactctgaacgaaaataaacttgctgaaacgctattcaatcaaagctcagaatcttcatcaactcactacattgctgttgtaatatcttagtgagattaagcttaaacgattaagagaaatatcacagttgtgattatcgcttttaagaagcatttgtaatactcttagaattacattaagttgtaaggaactagagtgatcaggttgatcagaatactctagagaaagtcttaggagtgaactaagcctagagtgatcgtgttgatcagtagactctagaaaagtcttaggagtgaactaagcagttgttcctggagtgatcagtgtgtgatcagaagactctggaagacttagttgcggctaagtggaaaaccattgtaatccgtgcgattagtggattaaatcctcagttgaggtaaatcatctctgcgggggtggactggagtagcttcgttaacagcgaaccaggataaaaataattgtgcaatttatttttatcgtccaagatttaaagtcacacttattcaatccccccctttctaagtgtttttctatccttcaattggcatcagagcgccggttctaaggtgcaagcacttaaccgtgtttagaaaagattcaggaagagaaaaacgcttcagtaaaagatggttgatgaaagtgaaaagtctacacctacacctgcatctacatctggctctgctgagcaatacaacggtaacaatggttatactagaccgccggtatttgatggtgaaaactttgaatactggaaagataaactggaaagttactttctgggtctagatggtgatctatgggatcttctgatggatggttacaaacatccagtaaatgccagtggcgtaaagctgtcaaggcaagaaatgaatgatgatcagaagaagcttttcaggaatcatcataaatgtagaactgttttgctgaatgctatctctcatgctgagtatgagaagatatctaacagggaaacggcctatgacatatatgagtccttgaaaatgactcatgaaggaaatgctcaagtcaaggagactaaagctctagccttaatccagaagtatgaagccttcaagatggaggatgatgaagacattgaaaagatgttt
The Vicia villosa cultivar HV-30 ecotype Madison, WI linkage group LG6, Vvil1.0, whole genome shotgun sequence genome window above contains:
- the LOC131614298 gene encoding heat shock cognate 70 kDa protein-like, yielding MVQKKYEGFAVGIDLGTTYSCVAVWHEQHSRVEIIHNEQGNKTTPSCVAFTHKQRLIGEAAKNQAATNPQNTIFDAKRLMGRKFSDDVVQKDMNLWPFKVIADVNNKPMVAVKYKGQEKHLCAEEISSMVLTKMRQIAEAYLETTVKNAVITVPAYFNDSQRKATLDAGAIAGLNVIRIISEPTAAAIAYGLDKRTNCVGERNIFVFDLGGGTFDVSLVTIKDKVFQVKATAGNTHLGGEDFDNRMVNYFVEEFRRKKKVDISGNPRALRRLRTSCERAKRTLSFSVDTTIEVDALFEGIDFSSSITRAKFEEINMDLFNECMETVESCLTDSKMDKSRVDDVVLIGGSSRIPKVQQLLQDFFNGKDLCNSLNPDEAVAFGAAVQAALLSNDINNIPNLVLIDVTPLSLGFGDNRGCMSIVIPRNTTIPAKILKGCGTPYDNCISVPIMVYEGERARASDNNLLGSFYLSGLSPAPRRHPLDVCFSVDENGILTVSAREVSTGNTNEIIITNYKERLSAEEIQKLIEEAENYNVEDTKFLQIAQAKNALDLCVYKIETTLKKQNNNSKLSTLETKKINASIAKAKSLLDEDNQHELDVLEGHLKELQSIFESTISKIA